A window from Garra rufa chromosome 14, GarRuf1.0, whole genome shotgun sequence encodes these proteins:
- the LOC141284635 gene encoding uncharacterized protein produces MINIEFVKEEIDNMSDPEPFRIKHEDTEEQTGTEVKVEIEDMSDPEPSRIKHEDTEEQPDWLEVKQQRHETNEVEEERRKEVKQLHTCTQCGKSFRHKGHFKKHMRIHTGEKPYICHQCGKSFADLSCLNYHLLVHSGEKPFNCDQCDKKFISASSLKHHLKVHSDEKPYFCSFCGRSFKSLHSCKQHQKIHNEVRDHVCECGKSFTTAVQLKQHQRIHTGEKPYSCLYCGKSFIASGSLKRHVRVHTGEKPYQCTQCGETFKYTSALKNHLHIHSEETSLSCDQCGKTFSSLPQLKYHLTVHSDEKPYVCSFCEKGFSRLAHCKEHQKTHNEVRDHVCCECGKSFTKADCLKRHQRIHTGEKPYKCSHCDKSFTESGNLKRHERVHTGEKPYHCTQCGKRFNQLTNLVTHMKKHCSVSE; encoded by the exons ATGATAAATATTGAGTTTGTTAAAGAGGAGATTGACAACATGAGTGATCCAGAACCATTCAGAataaaacatgaagatactgaggaacaaacag GTACAGAAGTTAAAGTAGAGATTGAAGACATGAGTGATCCAGAACCATCCAGAataaaacatgaagatactgaggaacaaccAG actGGTTGGAAGTAAAACAGCAAAGACATGAGACGAATGAAGTGGAGGAGGAAAGAAGAAAAGAAGTGAAACAGCTGCACACCTGcacacagtgtggaaagagtttcagacacAAAGGACACTTTAAGAaacacatgagaatccacactggagagaaaccatacatatgccatcagtgtggaaagagttttgctgaTTTATCATGTCTCAATTATCATCTGCTTgttcactctggagaaaagccATTTAACTGTGATCAGTGTGATAAAAAGTTTATTTCAGCATCAAGTCTAAAACACCATTTGAAAGTTCATTCAGATGAGAAACcttatttttgttctttttgtggAAGGAGTTTTAAAAGCTTGCACAGTTGTAAACAGCACCAGAAAATACACAATGAAGTGAGGGATCATGTGTGTGAGTGTGGGAAGAGCTTTACTACAGCTGTCCAACTGAAACAGCATcaaaggattcacactggagaaaaaccttactcATGCTTATACTGTGGCAAGAGTTTCATTGCATCTGGAAGCCTGAAAAGGCACGtgcgagttcatactggagagaagccgtaccaATGTACTCAATGTGGAGAGACTTTCAAATACACATCAGCGCTCAAAAATCATCTTCACATTCACTCTGAAGAGACATCATTAAGCTGTGATCAGTGTGGTAAAACGTTTAGTTCATTACCACAACTAAAATATCACCTGACAGTTCATTCAGATGAGAAGCCTTATGTCTGTTCTTTCTGTGAAAAAGGTTTTTCAAGACTGGCTCACTGTAAAGAGCACCAGAAAACACATAATGAAGTGAGAGATCATGTGTGTTGTGAATGTGGGAAGAGCTTTACTAAAGCGGACTGTCTGAAGCGGCAccaaagaattcacactggagaaaaaccttacaagtgcTCACATTGTGACAAGAGTTTCACCGAATCTGGAAACCTGAAAAGGCATGagcgagttcatactggagagaagccatatcACTGTACtcaatgtggaaagagattcAATCAGTTAACAAATCTAGTGACTCATATGAAAAAGCATTGTTCTGTGTCAGAGTGA
- the LOC141285257 gene encoding uncharacterized protein — protein MEFIKEEIEDMSDPEPSRIKHEDTAVQTDWIEVKQQKVNLNEVEEEDCKIKDSGTKAKQLHTCSQCEKSFRHTGNLNLHMRIHSGEKPYTCPQCGKSFTGSSNLRYHMLCHSGEKSFSCDQCGKKFISSANLKAHQTVHSDEKPYACSFCGKSFSRLRSLKLHLKAHNEVRDHVCSECGKSFTLPSDLKLHQRIHTGERPHKCSYCDKSFTQSGNLKVHERLHTGEKPYHCTQCGERFKNASGFKNHLHIHSGAKPFSCDQCVKKFLTSSDLKKHLTIHSDEKPHVCSYCGRSFSRLDNCKKHQKTHNDLKDHVCCECGKRFATAEYLKRHQRIHTGERPYKCSYCDMRFRHSRNLKRHERVHTGEKPYPCTQCGKSFTKSSALVNHIKKHCFVSESGRMESVKDHNMVKMEFVKEETDDMSYPEPSRIKQEDTEEQTDWIEVNQQKHEVNKVEEEHCEIKPSSKKSKELHICSQCGKSFRDKGHFESHMRIHTGEKPYTCSQCGKSFPDEANFRRHLLFHSGEKPFNCDQCDKKFISSTRLKQHQKVHSGEKPYSCSYCGRRFLRMDTCKQHQKTHDEVRDHMCFECGKSFTASSQLKRHQRTHTGEKSYKCPYCDKSFSLSGTLNRHKRRHTGEKPYHCTQCGKSFADSSNFSYHLLVHSGEKPFSCDQCGRKFISSSNLKNHLTVHLDEKPHVCCECGRSFNRADCLKRHQMTHTGEKPYKCSYCDKSFIETGSLKIHERVHTGEKPYRCTQCGKSFTQARRLVAHFTKHCSVSE, from the exons atggagtttattaaagaggagattgaAGACATGAGTGATCCAGAACCATCCAGAATAAAACATGAAGATACCGCGGTACAAACAG ATTGGATTGAAGTAAAACAGCAAAAAGTGAATCTGAATGAAGTGGAAGAGGAAGACTGTAAAATCAAAGATTCTGGAACAAAAGCCAAACAGCTGCACACCTGCtcacagtgtgaaaagagtttcagaCACACAGGAAACCTTAATTTGcacatgagaatccactctggagagaaaccttacacgtgccctcagtgtggaaagagttttactggATCATCAAATCTCCGTTATCATATGCTCTGTCACTCTGGAGAAAAGTCATTTAGCTGTGATCAGTGTGGTAAAAAGTTTATTTCATCAGCAAATCTAAAAGCACACCAGACAGTTCATTCAGATGAGAAGCCTTATGCGTGTTCtttttgtggaaagagtttttcgcGACTGCGAAGTTTGAAACTGCATTTGAAAGCACATAATGAAGTGAGAGATCATGTGTGCTCTGAATGTGGGAAGAGCTTTACTTTACCTAGCGATCTGAAACTGCAtcagagaattcacactggagaaagaccTCACAAGTGCTCATATTGTGACAAGAGTTTCACTCAGTCTGGAAACTTGAAAGTACACGAGcgacttcacactggagagaagccgtatcaCTGTACTCAGTGTGGAGAGAGATTCAAAAATGCATCAGGTTTCAAAAATCATCTGCACATTCACTCTGGAGCAAAGCCATTTAGCTGTGATCAGTGTGTTAAAAAGTTCCTAACATCTTCAGATCTAAAAAAACACCTGACAATTCATTCGGATGAGAAGCCTCATGTGTGTTCGTACTGTGGAAGGAGTTTTTCCAGGCTGGACAATTGTAAAAAGCACCAGAAAACGCATAATGATTTGAAAGATCATGTGTGTTGTGAGTGTGGGAAGAGATTTGCTACAGCTGAATATCTGAAACGGCACCaaagaattcacaccggagaaagACCTTACAAGTGCTCATATTGTGACATGAGGTTTCGTCACTCCCGAAACCTTAAAAGGCATGagcgagttcatactggagagaagccgtatccctgtactcagtgtggaaagagtttcactaagTCATCAGCTCTAGTGAATCATATTAAAAAGCATTGTTTTGTGTCAGA ATCTGGTCGT ATGGAGTCTGTTAAAGACCATAATATGGTTAAGATGGAGTTTGTTAAAGAGGAGACTGATGACATGAGTTATCCAGAACCATCCAGAATAAAACAAGAAGATAccgaggaacaaacag ACTGGATAGAAGTAAACCAGCAAAAACATGAGGTGAATAAAGTGGAAGAGGAACATTGTGAAATCAAACCTTCAAGTAAAAAATCCAAAGAGCTGCACATCTGctcacagtgtggaaagagtttcagagaCAAAGGACACTTTGAAAgccacatgagaatccacactggagagaaaccgtacacatgctctcagtgtggaaagagttttcctGATGAAGCAAATTTCCGTAGACATCTGCTCTttcactctggagaaaagccATTTAATTGTGATCAGTGTGATAAAAAGTTTATTTCATCAACACGCCTAAAACAACACCAGAAAGTTCATTCAGGTGAGAAGCCTTATTCGTGTTCTTACTGTGGACGGCGTTTTTTACGAATGGACACTTGTAAACAGCACCAGAAAACGCATGATGAAGTGAGAGATCatatgtgctttgagtgtgggaAGAGCTTTACTGCATCTAGTCAACTAAAACGGCATCAAAGAACTCATACTGGAGAAAAATCTTACAAATGTCCATATTGTGACAAAAGTTTCAGTCTGTCTGGAACCCTGAATAGGCACAAGCGAcgtcatactggagagaagccgtaccactgtactcagtgtggaaagagttttgctgaTTCATCAAATTTCAGTTATCATCTGCTCgttcactctggagaaaagccATTTAGCTGTGATCAGTGTGGTAGAAAGTTTATATCATCATCAAATCTAAAAAATCACCTGACAGTTCATTTAGACGAGAAGCCTCATGTGTGTTGTGAGTGTGGGAGGAGCTTTAATAGAGCAGACTGTTTGAAACGGCACCAAATgactcacactggagaaaaaccttacaagtgcTCCTATTGTGACAAGAGTTTCATTGAGACTGGAAGCCTGAAAATACATGagcgagttcatactggagagaagccgtatcgctgtactcagtgtggaaagagtttcactcaggCAAGAAGACTAGTGGCTCATTTTACAAAGCATTGTTCTGTGTCAGAGTGA
- the LOC141284649 gene encoding uncharacterized protein, producing MEFIKEEIKDMSDPEPSRIKHEDTEEQIDWIEVKQQKLKEEETTGKQSKQLPTCSQCGKRFTAKSSLRNHLLIHSGEKPFSCDQCGNKFISSSDLKKHQKVHSDEKPYACSFCGKSFSRLFNCKQHQKIHNDVKDHVCCECGKSFFRAVHLKLHQKIHTGEKPYKCSYCDKSFIQSGNLKAHERVHTGEKPYHCTQCGKGFSRLGPLVSHIKKHCSVSE from the exons atggagtttattaaagaggagattaAAGACATGAGTGATCCAGAACCATCCAGAataaaacatgaagatactgaggaacaaatag acTGGATTGAAGTAAAACAGCAAAAGCTGAAAGAAGAGGAAACTACAGGAAAACAATCCAAACAGCTGCCCACCTGctcacagtgtggaaagagatttactGCAAAATCAAGTCTCAGAAATCATCTGCTCattcactctggagaaaagccATTTAGCTGTGATCAGTGTGGTAACAAGTTCATTTCATCATCAGATCTAAAAAAACACCAGAAAGTTCATTCAGATGAAAAGCCTTATGCGTGTTCTTTCTGTGGAAAGAGCTTTTCCAGGTTGTTTAACTGTAAACAGCATCAGAAAATACACAATGACGTGAAAGATCATGTGTGTTGTGAGTGTGGGAAGAGCTTTTTTAGAGCTGTCCATCTGAAACTGCACCaaaaaattcacactggagaaaaaccttacaagtgcTCATATTGTGACAAGAGTTTTATTCAGTCTGGAAACCTGAAAGCACATGagcgagttcatactggagaaaaACCGTACCACTGTACTCAATGTGGGAAGGGTTTCTCTCGGTTAGGGCCTCTAGTGAGTCATATTAAAAAGCATTGTTCTGTGTCAGAGTGA
- the LOC141284636 gene encoding uncharacterized protein, with the protein MKTLRNYEMSTTSRTPVVHIYDEAPPTTTQLVNTVKMEMVKVEIEDMSDPEPSRIKHEDTEEQIDWLEVIEVEEEHCKIEPSRTKAKQLHICSQCGRSFRQKGDLKRHMRIHTGEKPYTCPQCGKSFTGASSLSYHLHVHSGEKPFSCDQCGKKFISSANLKVHLTVHSDEKPHVCFLCGYSFSQLRSLKQHQKTHNVTDHVYFECGTSFNAAGDLKDPGEKPYKCSYCDKTFTHSGNLKVHERLHTGEKPYHCTQCEESFNNAKGLEKHMLIHSGEKPFNCDQCGKTFISSSTLKRHSTVHSDEKPHVCYFCGKGFSRLDNCKKHQKTHDGVRDHVCCECGKGFTMAVYLKEHQRIHTGERPYKCSYCGKSFTQPGSLKVHERVHNGEKPYRCTRCGKSFTQSSALVTHIKKHCFVSE; encoded by the exons ATGTCGACGACCTCGCGCACGCCAGTGGTTCACATCTACGATGAAGCCCCTCCCACAACAACTCAACTGGTGAATACAGTAAAGATGGAGATGGTTAAAGTGGAGATTGAAGACATGAGTGATCCAGAACCATCCAGAATAaagcatgaagatactgaggaacaaatag actGGCTAGAAGTGATTGAAGTGGAGGAGGAACACTGTAAAATCGAACCTTCAAGAACCAAAGCTAAACAGCTGCACATCTGCTcacagtgtggaaggagtttcagACAGAAAGGTGAccttaaaagacacatgagaatccacactggagagaaaccgtacacatgccctcagtgtggaaagagttttactggGGCATCAAGTCTCAGTTATCATCTGCACgttcactctggagaaaagccGTTTAGCTGTGATCAGTGTGGTAAAAAGTTTATTTCATCagcaaatctcaaagtccacctGACAGTTCATTCAGATGAGAAGCCTCATGTGTGTTTTCTCTGTGGATATAGTTTTTCACAATTGCGAAGCTTGAAACAACATCAGAAAACACATAATGTTACAGATCATGTGTACTTTGAGTGTGGGACGAGCTTTAACGCAGCTGGCGATCTGAAAGATCCTGGAGAAAAACCCTACAAGTGCTCATATTGTGACAAGACTTTCACTCATTCAGGAAACTTGAAAGTACATGAGCGacttcatactggagagaagccgtaccaCTGTACTCAGTGTGAAGAGAGTTTCAATAATGCAAAAGGTCTCGAAAAACATATGCTCATTCACTCTGGCGAAAAGCCATTTaactgtgatcagtgtggaaaaacGTTTATTTCTTCATCAACTCTAAAAAGACACTCGACTGTGCATTCAGATGAGAAGCCTCATGTGTGTTATTTCTGTGGAAAGGGTTTTTCAAGACTGGACAATTGTAAAAAGCATCAGAAAACACACGATGGAGTGAGAGATCATGTGTGTTGTGAGTGTGGGAAGGGTTTTACTATGGCTGTCTATCTGAAAGAGCACcaaaggattcacactggagaaagaccTTACAAGTGCTCATATTGTGGCAAGAGTTTCACTCAGCCAGGAAGCCTGAAAGTACATGAGCGAGTTCATAATGGAGAGAAGCCGTACCGCTGTACTCGGTGTGGAAAGAGCTTTACTCAGTCATCAGCTCTAGTGACTCATATCAAAAAGCATTGTTTTGTGTCAGAGTGA
- the LOC141284640 gene encoding uncharacterized protein, protein MSDPEPSKIKHEDTEEQTDWTEVKQQRDEVNKVEEEHCKIKASGKKVKQLHTCSQCGKSFRDKKYIKKHMRIHTGEKLYTCPQCGRSFSDAPGLKYHLLVHSGEKPFSCDHCGKKFVSSPSLKKHLKVHSNEKPYLCSCGKSFKSLQSYKLHQKTHNEVRDHMCFECGKSFTTDACLKQHQRIHTGERPYKCSYCDMSFSHSGNLKSHERVHTGEKPYHCIQCGEAFKYRSGVISHLRIHSDQCGKKFLYRSQLKAHLVVHLDEKPHVCSYCGKSFSRLGNCKEHQKTHNEVKDCVCCECGKSFATADYLKRHQRIHTGEKPYKCSHCDKSFSHSGNLKRHERVHTGEKPYHCTQCEKSFSRLADLVSHIKKRCPLSE, encoded by the exons ATGAGTGATCCAGAACCATCCAAAataaaacatgaagatactgaggaacaaacag ACTGGACTGAAGTAAAACAGCAAAGAGACGAGGTGAATAAAGTGGAGGAGGAGCATTGTAAAATCAAAGCTTCGGGGAAAAAAGTGAAACAGCTGCacacctgctctcagtgtggaaagagtttcagagacaaaaaatacattaagaaacacatgagaatccacactggagagaaactgtacacatgccctcagtgtggaaggagtttttCTGATGCACCTGGACTTAAATATCATCTGCTTgttcactctggagaaaagccttttagCTGTGATCATTGCGGTAAAAAGTTTGTTTCATCACCAAGTCTAAAAAAACATCTGAAAGTTCATTCAAACGAGAAGCCTTACTTGTGTtcttgtggaaagagttttaaaagCCTGCAAAGTTATAAGCTGCACCAGAAAACACATAATGAAGTGAGAGATCATATGTGTTTTGAATGTGGGAAGAGCTTTACTACAGATGCCTGTCTGAAACAGCAccaaagaattcacactggagaaagaccTTACAAGTGCTCATATTGTGACATGAGTTTCAGTCACTCTGGAAACCTGAAATCACATGagcgagttcatactggagagaagccgtatcaCTGTATTCAGTGTGGTGAGGCTTTCAAATATAGATCAGGTGTCATAAGCCATCTTCGCATTCACTCTGATCAGTGTGGTAAAAAGTTCCTATATCGATCACAACTAAAAGCGCACCTGGTAGTTCATTTAGATGAGAAGCCTCATGTGTGTTCttactgtggaaagagtttttcgaGACTGGGTAACTGTAAAGAGCACCAGAAAACACACAATGAAGTCAAAGATTGTGTGTGTTGTGAGTGTGGGAAGAGCTTTGCTACAGCTGACTATCTGAAACGGCACCAacggattcacactggagaaaaaccttacaagtgcTCACATTGTGACAAGAGTTTTAGTCACTCTGGAAACCTGAAAAGGCACGAgcgagttcacactggagagaagccgtaccactgtactcagtgtgaaaagagtttcagtCGGTTAGCAGATCTAGTGAGTCATATTAAAAAGCGTTGTCCTCTGTCAGAGTAA
- the LOC141285259 gene encoding uncharacterized protein: MIKIKFIKEEIEGMSDPEPSRIKHEDTEEQTGTEVKEEIGDMSDPEPSRIKHEDTEEHSDWMEVKQQRHEMNEVKEEYCQIKTSRKKVKQPLICSQCGRSFRHTGHLNKHMRVHTGEKPYTCPQCGRGFAESSSLRKHLFVHSGERPFSCDQCDKRFISASNLKKHLTAHLDEKPYVCSLCGKSFKTLHSCKEHQKIHNEVRDHVCCECGKSFTRAYCLKEHQRIHTGEKPYKCSYCDKRFIASGSLKSHERVHTREKPYRCTQSEETFASESALSNDEKPFSCDQCGKKFVYSSRLKAHMTVHSGEKPYVCFYCGKGFSRLADCKEHQKIHSEVRDHVCCECGKSFTRAYCLKEHQRIHTGEKPYKCSYCEKRFSYFGDLKRHTRVHTREKPYHCTQCGRSFTQTSTLVTHIRKYCVEVKKETDYMNGAEPSRIKHEDAEEQTGTEDTKEQTDWMEVKQQIHETNEVKEEYCQIKTSRKKVKQPLICSQCGRSFRHTGHLNKHMRVHTGEKPYTCPQCGRGFAESSSLRKHLLVHSGERPFSCDQCDKRFISASNLKKHLTVHSDEKPYVCSLCGKSFKSLRSCKQHQKIHNEVRDHVCCECGKSFTTTVQLKQHQMIHTGEKPYKCSHCDKRFIASGSLKVHERVHTGEKPYHCTQSEETFKSRLGFSNHSHNEEKPFSCDQCGKRFVYSSRLKAHLTVHSDEKPYVCFYCGKSFSRLGHCKEHQKIHNNVKDHVCCECGKSFTRAYCLKEHQRIHTGDKPFKCSYCDKRFSYFGDLKRHTRVHTREKPYHCTQCGKSFTQSSTLVTHIRKYCPGSE; this comes from the exons ATgataaaaattaagtttattaaagaggagattgaAGGCATGAGTGATCCAGAACCATCCAGAataaaacatgaagatactgaggaacaaacag GTACAGAAGTTAAGGAAGAGATTGGCGACATGAGTGATCCAGAACCATCCAGAataaaacatgaagatactgaggaacactCAG actGGATGGAAGTAAAACAGCAAAGACATGAGATGAATGAAGTGAAAGAGGAGTACTGTCAAATCAAAACCTCAAGGAAAAAAGTGAAACAGCCGCTCATCTGCTcacagtgtggaaggagtttcagACACACAGGACaccttaacaagcacatgagagtccacactggagagaaaccatacacatgccctcagtgtggaaggGGTTTTGCTGAATCATCAAGTCTTCGTAAACATCTGTTTGTTCACTCTGGAGAAAGGCCGTTTAGCTGTGATCAGTGTGATAAAAGGTTTATTTCAGCATCAAATCTTAAAAAACACCTGACAGCTCATTTAGATGAGAAGCCTTATGTCTGTTCTctctgtggaaagagttttaaaacCCTGCACAGTTGCAAAGAGCACCAGAAAATACACAATGAAGTGAGAGATCATGTGTGTTGTGAGTGTGGGAAGAGCTTTACTAGAGCTTATTGTCTGAAAGAGCAccaaagaattcacactggagaaaaaccttacaagtgcTCATATTGTGACAAGAGGTTTATTGCATCTGGAAGCTTGAAATCACACGAGCGAGTTCATACGAGAGAGAAGCCGTACCGCTGTACTCAGAGTGAGGAGACTTTTGCATCTGAATCAGCTCTCTCAAATGATGAAAAGCCATTTAGCTGTGATCAGTGTGGTAAAAAGTTTGTATACTCATCACGACTAAAAGCACATATGACAGTTCATTCAGGTGAAAAGCCTTATGTGTGCTTTTACTGTGGAAAGGGTTTTTCAAGGCTGGCTGACTGTAAAGAGCACCAGAAAATCCATAGTGAAGTGAGAGATCATGTGTGTTGTGAGTGTGGGAAGAGCTTTACTAGAGCTTACTGTCTGAAAGAGCAccaaagaattcacactggagaaaaaccttacaagtgcTCATATTGTGAGAAGAGGTTTAGTTACTTTGGAGACCTGAAAAGGCACACGCGAGTGCATACTAGAGAGAAGCCGTACCACTGTActcagtgtggaaggagtttcacTCAGACATCAACTCTAGTAACTCATATTAGAAAGTATT GTGTAGAAGTTAAAAAAGAGACTGACTACATGAATGGTGCAGAACCATCCAGAATAAAACATGAAGacgctgaggaacaaacag GTACAGAAGATACTAAGGAACAAACAG actGGATGGAAGTAAAACAGCAAATACATGAGACGAATGAAGTGAAAGAGGAATATTGTCAAATCAAAACTTCAAGGAAAAAAGTGAAACAGCCGCTCATCTGCTcacagtgtggaaggagtttcagACACACAGGACaccttaacaagcacatgagagtccacactggagagaaaccgtacacatgccctcagtgtggaaggGGTTTTGCTGAATCATCAAGTCTTCGTAAACATCTGCTTGTTCACTCTGGAGAAAGGCCTTTTAGCTGTGATCAGTGTGATAAAAGGTTTATTTCAGCATCAAATCTAAAAAAACACCTGACAGTTCATTCAGACGAGAAGCCTTATGTCTGTTCTctctgtggaaagagttttaaaagTCTGCGCAGTTGTAAACAGCACCAGAAAATACATAATGAAGTGAGAGATCATGTGTGTTGTGAGTGTGGGAAGAGCTTTACTACAACTGTCCAACTGAAACAACACCaaatgattcacactggagaaaaaccttacaagtgcTCACATTGCGACAAGAGGTTCATTGCATCTGGAAGCTTGAAAGTACATGAgcgagttcacactggagagaagccgtaccaCTGTACTCAGAGTGAAGAGACTTTTAAATCCAGATTAGGTTTCTCAAATCATTCTCACAATGAAGAAAAGCCATTTAGCTGTGATCAGTGTGGTAAAAGGTTTGTATATTCATCTCGACTAAAAGCACATCTTACAGTTCATTCAGATGAAAAGCCTTATGTGTGTTTttactgtggaaagagtttttcaaggCTGGGTCACTGTAAAGAGCACCAGAAAATACATAATAACGTGAAAGATCATGTGTGTTGTGAGTGTGGGAAGAGCTTTACTAGAGCTTACTGTCTGAAAGAGCACCaaagaattcatactggagacaAACCTTTCAAATGCTCATATTGTGACAAGAGGTTTAGTTACTTTGGAGACCTGAAAAGGCACACGCGAGTTCATACTAGAGAGAAGCCGTACCACTGtactcagtgtgggaagagtttcactcaGTCATCAACTCTAGTAACTCATATTAGAAAGTATTGTCCTGGGTCAGAGTGA
- the LOC141284644 gene encoding uncharacterized protein: MINIEFIEEEIDHMSDPEPFRIKHEDTEEQTGTEVIEEIEDMSDPEPSRIKHEDNEEQIDWIEVTQQRHEENTVKEEHCKIEPSRTKAKQLHTCSQCGKSFGHKGNLKSHMRIHTGEKAYTCSQCGKSFAAASSLSYHLHIHSGEKPFSCDQCGKKFISSSDLKKHLKVHSDEKPHVCSYCGKSFKSLNLCKEHQKIHNEVKDHVCGECGKSFTRPSFLKQHQRIHTGEKPYKCSYCDKSFSVTLSLKRHMQVHIREKPYHCTQCGKSFSWPSTVVTHIKKHCPVSK; encoded by the exons ATGATAAATATTGAGTTTATTGAAGAGGAGATTGACCATATGAGTGATCCAGAACCATTCAGAataaaacatgaagatactgaggaacaaacag GTACAGAAGTTATAGAGGAAATTGAAGACATGAGTGATCCCGAACCATCCAGAATAAAACATGAAGATAATGAGGAACAAATAG actGGATAGAAGTAACACAGCAAAGACATGAGGAGAATACAGTGAAGGAGGAACATTGTAAAATCGAACCTTCAAGAACCAAAGCTAAACAGCTGCACACCTGctcacagtgtggaaagagtttcggacacaaaggaaaccttaaaagccacatgagaatccacactggagagaaagcgtacacatgctctcagtgtggaaagagttttgctgcAGCATCAAGTCTCAGTTATCATCTGCACattcactctggagaaaagccATTTAGCTGTGATCAGTGTGGTAAAAAGTTTATTTCATCATCAGatctaaaaaaacatttgaaagttCATTCAGATGAGAAGCCTCATGTGTGTTCttactgtggaaagagttttaaaagCCTGAACTTGTGTAAAGAGCACCAGAAAATACATAATGAAGTCAAAGATCATGTGTGTGGTGAGTGTGGGAAGAGCTTTACTAGACCTTCCTTTCTGAAACAGCAccaaagaattcacactggagaaaaaccttacaagtgcTCATATTGTGACAAGAGTTTTAGTGTCACTCTAAGCCTGAAAAGGCACATGCAAGTTCATATTAGAGAGAAGCCGTACCACtgtactcagtgtggaaagagtttcagttgGCCATCAACTGTAGTGACTCATATTAAAAAGCATTGTCCTGTGTCAAAGTGA